The following are from one region of the Alkalimarinus sediminis genome:
- a CDS encoding ribonuclease R family protein — translation MLNIDALQQLKSLKKDIKDSKEIVQGIVKGSNSRFGFVTLSDGKDIYLSPDEMLKVFPGDEVEIEVQKDSKGKEFGLIEKLIKSHLKQFVGKYVVKGKAHFVDVDAAGMSRWIFIPPNKRGSAQENELLHCRIMQHPIKNGKPQAEILKVIGSVNKPGVERDYVICKHQIESDWDNETLAQTNSLSEQTIIEQQQGRQDLRSLPFVTIDAASTTDMDDALFVEATENGWKLKVAIADPTAIIASGTALEKTAFKRMTSIYFPDEPLAMLPESISTQLCSLLPKADRLALICEIEIDPTGKLGAYKIYEATIHSKAKLSYEEVAAFIDAPDETHALKVDAEVASILQTLSTLTAILKQWRADNALISEDRPDYRIRLNEQKKIAKIDVIEQNIAHAIVGECMIAANRCAADFISQSSTPGLFVTHGGIRSERQSNVLDVARSRWGDETPENLTEKENYVKLVRLAQQDKSLPPIRSIIARQHERSLFSTTAKPHFGMGLDAYTTFTSPLRKGNDFYIHRLIKKLINAEPATVLSDNELMQLQEQTFIARRALNEMEQWLKCQYIEPLTDQTFEATVVRMTSAGCQVRINANGIEGFISTKAMPVKYSFDPNLMTLTSKSKDQFMLDQQVNVSLDSIDWKRKQIQFKIAQTVSQDAAEKA, via the coding sequence ATGCTAAATATCGATGCATTACAGCAGCTAAAATCGCTCAAGAAAGACATTAAAGACAGCAAAGAGATCGTCCAAGGTATCGTTAAAGGCAGTAACAGCCGCTTTGGATTTGTCACACTGAGCGACGGTAAAGATATTTATCTTTCGCCTGATGAAATGTTAAAGGTATTTCCTGGTGATGAAGTAGAAATAGAGGTTCAAAAAGATAGCAAAGGCAAAGAGTTCGGGCTGATAGAGAAGCTAATAAAATCGCACTTGAAACAGTTTGTGGGTAAATATGTCGTCAAAGGTAAAGCCCACTTTGTCGATGTCGATGCAGCAGGCATGTCACGTTGGATATTTATTCCACCAAATAAACGCGGCAGCGCACAAGAGAACGAATTACTCCACTGTCGCATCATGCAACACCCGATTAAAAATGGTAAGCCTCAAGCAGAAATACTAAAGGTTATCGGCAGCGTTAATAAGCCGGGAGTCGAACGCGACTATGTTATTTGTAAACACCAGATTGAAAGCGACTGGGACAACGAAACTCTGGCACAAACCAATAGCTTGAGTGAACAGACCATCATTGAACAGCAGCAAGGTCGTCAAGACCTTAGAAGCCTGCCATTCGTTACCATTGATGCCGCCTCAACCACCGACATGGATGATGCACTTTTTGTTGAAGCCACTGAAAACGGCTGGAAGCTCAAAGTGGCAATCGCGGACCCAACAGCCATTATTGCATCAGGCACAGCACTAGAAAAAACAGCATTCAAGCGAATGACGTCAATTTACTTCCCTGATGAACCATTGGCAATGCTACCAGAGAGTATCTCTACTCAACTTTGCTCACTGCTACCCAAGGCTGACCGACTCGCATTGATTTGTGAGATAGAGATAGACCCCACAGGCAAACTAGGTGCTTATAAAATATATGAAGCGACCATCCACTCTAAGGCAAAACTTAGCTACGAAGAAGTAGCGGCCTTTATTGATGCCCCTGATGAAACTCACGCTCTTAAAGTAGACGCAGAAGTCGCCTCTATCCTACAAACGTTATCAACGCTCACGGCTATACTAAAGCAGTGGCGTGCCGACAATGCCCTGATAAGTGAAGATCGCCCAGATTATAGAATTCGCCTCAATGAACAGAAGAAAATCGCCAAGATTGATGTGATCGAACAAAACATCGCCCATGCTATCGTTGGCGAATGCATGATTGCCGCAAATCGCTGCGCTGCTGACTTTATAAGCCAGTCCTCTACTCCTGGATTGTTTGTCACCCATGGAGGGATCAGAAGCGAGCGCCAAAGCAATGTGCTTGATGTTGCTAGAAGCCGATGGGGGGATGAGACCCCTGAAAACCTGACCGAGAAAGAGAACTATGTAAAACTCGTGCGCTTGGCACAGCAAGACAAAAGCCTCCCCCCCATCAGGTCTATTATTGCTCGCCAGCATGAGCGAAGCCTATTTAGTACGACGGCCAAACCTCACTTCGGAATGGGGCTTGATGCTTATACCACTTTTACATCCCCTCTCAGAAAAGGGAATGACTTTTACATCCACCGCCTGATTAAAAAGCTTATCAACGCAGAACCCGCTACTGTTCTAAGCGACAACGAGCTAATGCAACTGCAAGAGCAGACCTTTATCGCGCGTCGTGCGTTAAATGAGATGGAGCAATGGTTAAAGTGCCAATACATTGAGCCACTCACAGATCAAACGTTCGAGGCCACCGTTGTTCGTATGACATCTGCAGGATGCCAGGTAAGAATCAACGCAAACGGCATAGAGGGGTTTATTTCAACAAAAGCGATGCCGGTTAAATATAGTTTTGACCCCAACTTGATGACCCTCACTAGCAAGTCTAAAGACCAGTTTATGCTCGACCAACAGGTCAATGTTTCGTTAGACAGTATTGACTGGAAACGTAAACAAATTCAGTTCAAAATCGCTCAAACCGTCTCTCAAGACGCAGCAGAGAAAGCTTAA
- a CDS encoding DUF2505 domain-containing protein, giving the protein MEVRDTHNYTQDVDTLFKYFCDSAQAQAKHEALGARNINLVKFESTDSTLNIIIEREVPADVPRAMKKFLSDWNHIKQVENWSGTPGEGYHCDISIEISGVPVTIVGTMDLAPEGSGCSNTVCLDINCGIPLVGKKLAELVASQSKTSMREEYEYVKTAVA; this is encoded by the coding sequence ATGGAAGTACGTGACACACATAACTACACACAAGATGTAGACACTCTATTCAAATACTTTTGTGATTCAGCACAAGCTCAAGCCAAGCATGAAGCACTAGGCGCGAGAAATATAAACCTTGTTAAATTCGAATCAACTGACTCAACGCTCAATATCATTATCGAGCGTGAAGTACCTGCAGATGTACCCCGTGCCATGAAAAAGTTCCTGAGTGACTGGAACCATATCAAACAAGTCGAAAACTGGAGTGGCACACCTGGTGAAGGTTATCACTGCGACATCTCAATCGAGATCAGTGGGGTACCTGTGACAATTGTAGGGACCATGGATCTAGCACCTGAAGGCTCAGGATGCTCTAATACGGTCTGTTTAGATATTAACTGCGGCATTCCATTAGTAGGTAAAAAACTGGCAGAGTTGGTCGCTAGCCAGTCTAAAACATCCATGCGTGAAGAGTATGAGTATGTTAAAACTGCGGTTGCATAA
- a CDS encoding substrate-binding periplasmic protein — protein MIKAKGCLSNFVFCMVLYLFAPVAAAQELIYTYWLEALEPFAIRYNGQLTGGMVKDIGDELASRMKLTPKYIELPTKRVDIMIKEGNAHISCLTNPKWEQNPDDYHWSPVMFQGSDNFLVRKDQIDSIKSIADFEGKRIGTYNGYVYSDQVTQLFEQDKAESVRVGNLVTAMRLIDRGRLDTVIDFGSIIEYELKKQNMQGRLDIASVDADVFDFHCSYSLKIPYDAALLDAHIVKMKQEGFFKRVQDKYR, from the coding sequence ATGATCAAAGCGAAGGGGTGTTTATCTAACTTTGTGTTTTGCATGGTGCTCTATCTGTTTGCGCCGGTAGCAGCAGCTCAAGAGCTGATTTATACCTACTGGCTTGAAGCCTTAGAACCTTTTGCGATTCGCTATAATGGCCAGTTGACGGGGGGCATGGTAAAAGATATTGGTGATGAATTGGCTTCAAGAATGAAGTTGACGCCAAAATATATCGAGCTGCCGACCAAGCGGGTCGACATTATGATAAAGGAGGGCAATGCCCATATCAGCTGTCTGACGAACCCTAAATGGGAGCAAAATCCAGATGACTACCACTGGTCACCGGTGATGTTTCAAGGCTCTGATAACTTCTTGGTGAGAAAAGACCAGATTGATAGTATTAAAAGTATTGCTGATTTTGAAGGCAAGCGTATCGGTACTTACAACGGTTATGTATATAGCGATCAGGTGACTCAACTGTTTGAGCAAGACAAAGCTGAATCGGTAAGAGTGGGTAACTTGGTGACAGCGATGAGACTTATTGATCGTGGGCGGCTTGATACGGTTATCGACTTTGGCTCTATTATTGAATACGAACTTAAAAAGCAAAACATGCAAGGTCGACTTGATATTGCGTCAGTAGATGCCGATGTGTTTGACTTTCATTGCTCATACTCACTAAAAATCCCGTATGATGCAGCGCTACTTGATGCTCATATAGTAAAAATGAAGCAGGAAGGCTTTTTTAAGAGGGTGCAAGATAAGTATCGGTAG
- a CDS encoding Wadjet anti-phage system protein JetA family protein, with product MFFTDNREQFFRPLTSKYREVVIECVRLLYLRLYSSMADYGHSLKREQLIEIFQEAITRAPELEHGEDDDAIATRTEREKANWILNILIDNGWLEIQLDEVTLQSTYRFSRIGRLFSQPFVELKGAQVRTRHRNTRNTRNALSAFLEQGEIHDLLDAFEYSERIISDFTDVIAELEDRKRELVKEIDMRELVQKASDEFFDFMEKRFQPDLSVRLSADSVEKHRDDMISLIGKIRNQSKGFKAEAEQKLREFLPDMVVEGQSLLWTILDTIEARLSNACEIMLPALRTALKNFTKRADIIIRQLNYLASQQHNDVVEICQSLKELDHETANQRLEQAGQLMSGVKLELVDPAQNTLRDNRSRRVVDSLVAEDHAVDESARKELFIQHALDQAFNINQQDLRNFLVRSLRGGEKINSKHFQITQASDLLAATHAIEIAAANNLSSEYRFNVVPTGDITSNDYLLAADDFTIEIETLKPKDTQTELKTQTSNKTIGQTNVQPLTS from the coding sequence ATGTTTTTTACCGACAACCGAGAACAGTTTTTTCGCCCTCTCACCAGTAAATATCGAGAAGTGGTGATTGAGTGCGTCAGGCTTCTATATCTCCGACTTTATAGCTCTATGGCCGACTATGGTCACTCACTAAAACGAGAACAGTTAATTGAGATCTTTCAGGAAGCGATCACCCGAGCGCCTGAGTTAGAGCATGGTGAAGACGACGATGCTATCGCAACCCGCACCGAGAGAGAGAAAGCGAACTGGATTCTCAATATATTAATAGACAACGGTTGGCTAGAAATTCAACTCGATGAGGTCACACTGCAAAGCACCTATCGATTTAGCCGCATAGGTCGACTATTTTCACAACCATTTGTCGAACTAAAGGGGGCCCAAGTACGAACTCGCCACCGCAACACCCGAAATACCCGTAACGCATTAAGTGCTTTTTTAGAACAAGGCGAAATACATGATTTACTGGATGCCTTTGAGTATTCAGAACGTATTATCAGCGACTTTACCGATGTCATAGCTGAACTAGAAGATCGTAAGCGAGAGTTGGTAAAAGAGATCGATATGCGGGAGCTGGTACAAAAAGCCAGTGATGAATTTTTCGATTTTATGGAGAAGCGCTTTCAGCCTGACCTCTCTGTGCGCCTTTCAGCTGATAGTGTCGAAAAGCACCGTGACGATATGATCAGCCTCATTGGCAAGATTCGTAATCAATCAAAAGGCTTCAAGGCTGAAGCTGAGCAAAAACTTCGAGAGTTTTTGCCAGATATGGTTGTTGAGGGTCAGTCACTCCTCTGGACAATACTCGACACCATCGAGGCTCGCTTATCAAATGCTTGCGAAATCATGCTACCCGCACTCCGTACAGCACTTAAAAACTTTACCAAGCGAGCGGATATTATTATCCGCCAACTTAACTATCTGGCTAGCCAACAGCACAACGATGTCGTTGAAATCTGCCAGTCACTCAAAGAGCTTGACCACGAGACAGCTAACCAGCGGCTAGAGCAAGCAGGCCAATTAATGTCAGGGGTTAAACTGGAGTTGGTTGACCCGGCGCAAAACACTTTGCGGGATAATCGTAGCCGGCGCGTTGTTGACTCCCTGGTGGCAGAAGATCATGCAGTTGATGAATCTGCACGCAAAGAGCTCTTTATTCAACACGCGCTCGATCAGGCGTTTAATATTAATCAGCAAGACCTGCGAAATTTCTTGGTTCGCTCTCTTAGAGGGGGTGAAAAGATCAACAGCAAGCATTTCCAGATTACCCAGGCAAGCGACCTCTTGGCAGCAACGCATGCTATCGAAATTGCAGCGGCGAACAACCTTTCAAGCGAGTATCGTTTTAATGTCGTACCTACCGGCGATATTACCAGTAACGATTATTTGCTAGCCGCAGACGATTTCACTATAGAGATCGAAACGCTGAAACCAAAAGATACACAGACTGAATTAAAAACACAGACTAGCAATAAGACGATTGGTCAGACCAATGTCCAACCATTAACCAGCTAA
- a CDS encoding DUF4194 domain-containing protein: protein MIVTQSLEKTLSHEGITLTEFSELVLRLLDYSVICREESQIEQNLYDRFLRVETLVQDYLSVLHIRLLHESQFQYVRAYPPGAEVPGMHDEQYQPFNSGLRQRLGQQEIAVILVLRSQYDKSLREGAVDDHGQVLISLEALSIAMHNLLGRALPEHILDRKKLFSRLKQLRLIQFGAEDEVANGDAWIRIRPMIVSFVSDEALSVLKDENQTADCE, encoded by the coding sequence ATGATCGTTACGCAATCTCTCGAAAAAACACTCAGCCATGAAGGCATCACTCTTACTGAGTTTAGCGAGCTTGTTCTGCGCCTTCTAGACTATAGCGTTATCTGTCGTGAAGAGAGTCAGATAGAACAAAATCTCTATGACCGATTCTTACGGGTTGAAACTCTCGTGCAAGACTATTTATCGGTTCTGCACATACGCCTGCTACACGAAAGCCAGTTTCAGTATGTGCGCGCATACCCACCCGGTGCAGAAGTACCAGGTATGCATGATGAGCAATACCAGCCCTTTAATAGCGGTCTGCGCCAGCGTCTAGGGCAACAGGAAATCGCCGTTATACTGGTGCTTAGATCACAGTATGATAAGTCTCTAAGAGAGGGTGCCGTTGATGACCATGGGCAAGTGTTAATTTCGTTAGAAGCCCTCAGTATCGCCATGCATAACTTGCTCGGACGAGCACTGCCAGAGCATATTCTCGACCGTAAAAAACTCTTTAGTCGACTAAAGCAACTGCGTCTGATTCAGTTTGGTGCAGAAGATGAAGTCGCTAATGGAGATGCCTGGATTCGTATTCGCCCTATGATTGTTAGCTTTGTAAGCGATGAGGCACTGTCAGTGCTTAAAGATGAAAACCAAACAGCTGACTGCGAATAA